The proteins below are encoded in one region of Anaerolineae bacterium:
- a CDS encoding DUF2637 domain-containing protein → MNTKTIAWITGSLTLLMALFSFVLSFNALTDLAAQHGVSIPPLFPLVVEAGVVIFSLNALYRSVNGESVRWQWALIIGSSLIAGSFNVAHAQTDILSRAMAAMPSLFLLLSFETFIGQIKHVVKRSNTVESIEQLTEELNTKRLELDELIKAKQSALNQLNSEADRVNSSIEQAQETLNSLREEIEQAKRVQNSSIAQAQQVKAQQDALTIEQRRGKLLHILTLECDIGPTALADRLNTSRGTVYSDLKALSETGQVVKNGDGWEVVQ, encoded by the coding sequence ATGAATACAAAAACAATCGCTTGGATTACCGGAAGCCTGACGTTATTGATGGCATTGTTTTCCTTTGTCTTATCCTTCAATGCCTTGACCGATTTGGCCGCCCAACATGGTGTCAGCATTCCCCCACTCTTTCCCCTAGTCGTTGAGGCGGGTGTGGTTATCTTCAGTCTGAACGCACTGTACAGATCGGTAAACGGTGAAAGCGTCAGATGGCAATGGGCCTTGATCATTGGTTCCTCTTTGATCGCCGGTTCGTTCAATGTCGCCCACGCCCAGACTGACATTCTAAGCCGGGCTATGGCTGCAATGCCCAGCCTGTTTTTATTGCTGTCATTTGAAACCTTCATTGGACAGATCAAGCACGTCGTTAAACGTTCAAATACTGTCGAGAGTATTGAACAACTGACAGAGGAACTGAACACCAAACGTCTGGAACTGGATGAGCTGATCAAAGCTAAACAGTCAGCACTCAACCAACTGAACAGTGAGGCCGACAGAGTGAACAGTTCGATTGAACAAGCTCAGGAGACCTTGAACAGTCTGCGAGAGGAAATTGAACAAGCCAAACGTGTGCAAAACAGCAGTATTGCACAGGCTCAACAGGTCAAAGCGCAACAGGATGCCTTGACCATTGAACAACGCCGCGGCAAGTTGTTGCACATTCTGACCCTCGAGTGTGACATCGGCCCGACAGCCCTGGCTGACCGATTGAACACTTCGCGGGGTACAGTGTACAGCGACTTGAAAGCACTGTCAGAAACTGGACAGGTTGTCAAAAATGGTGACGGTTGGGAGGTTGTGCAATGA
- a CDS encoding helix-turn-helix domain-containing protein, which translates to MPEWPSYTIKEASQKTGYNEEYLRRLIRHGKIEAIKVGPTYLIRVDSLEKYVTEIQNSDDARTGPKAKKE; encoded by the coding sequence ATGCCTGAATGGCCCAGCTACACCATCAAAGAAGCCAGTCAAAAAACCGGCTATAACGAAGAATACCTACGCCGCTTGATTCGGCACGGTAAGATTGAAGCCATCAAAGTTGGTCCCACTTATCTGATTCGCGTGGATAGTTTAGAGAAGTATGTGACCGAAATTCAGAACTCAGACGATGCCCGTACCGGCCCAAAGGCAAAGAAAGAATAA
- a CDS encoding DUF499 domain-containing protein produces the protein MESLKQLCTPRESAFDTQRRDTVLDLTDLIGDRIKPEEFFNENYITEGMKTLLEHGFKRLEGKTSQGIFKLRQAMGGGKTHNLLVLGLLAKHPEFREQVMGEFYTPDPDLGPIRVVAFSGRESDAPFGLWGAIAEQMDKKDQFKDLYSPLQAPGQKAWEKLFANETVLILLDELPPYFQSARSKAIGNSDLAEVTATALSNLLVAIGREACDRVCLVLTDLTGSYETGSQQISTVLADLEKETHRTAMSLEPVRINSDELYHILRKRIFETLPTESEISEVAQGYAKAVRDARQMDITNESPEQFAARIQVSYPFHPAIRDLYARFRENLGFQQTRGLIRLMRIVVSRLWETGAANQRYLIAAHDLDFNYQETMTEIDQINNTLGNAVAHDIASGGNAVAEVMDAQLGGTDTQDACRLLFMASLANVPNAVLGLSISELIAFLAEPDRDLSKLKNDVLARLSTAAWYLHSTRDGKLFFKNTQNLNAKLESLVKAYQAEQAVRELRTRLAEIFQPTNRWCYQRVLALPAVDEIELEQDQVTLIITEPHPGSGLRQDLQRFFDQATYQNRLAFLTGTRNTYNDLIDTGKRLRAIQQILDELAAEHVPDNDPQMTQAKDLAERTLLAFHSAVRETFTTLWFPIKNGLTSADFSMQFEGNRYSGEDQIVELLKEKAKFETDVTGEVFQKKCERRLFTTQSLPWSEIKLRAATNTQWQWHLPSALDDLKTDCLRRDVWREEGGFVDKGPFPQPKTDLTIQEMERDNDTGEAQLKLTPRNGDTIYYDVGSAATTASAKIEGDELKTAELRVSFLVVDSTGEHETGPAKSWQNRITLKYRTFQSGTDKKLELQAAPSAPIFYTTDGSDPKTVGAVYNEPFIISRSSQLVLAYAERDNIGSQVERIPISWDRDETVKVERDRPATWKPTQRFRFSSTRDTYDFIEKLKKHQGIPLGVSAIISGESGDRDWLELQTNSEKWVEPAIIEECLAALRKLQTTGQVQLGAEAIHFEMGQDLLEWVEDDKTTLQPGEVQQ, from the coding sequence ATGGAATCACTAAAACAACTTTGTACCCCGCGTGAAAGCGCCTTTGACACTCAGCGCCGAGATACAGTGCTGGATCTGACCGATCTGATCGGCGATCGGATCAAACCTGAAGAGTTCTTCAACGAAAACTACATTACCGAAGGTATGAAAACCCTATTAGAACACGGTTTCAAACGTCTGGAAGGTAAAACAAGTCAGGGTATCTTTAAACTCAGGCAGGCGATGGGGGGTGGTAAAACTCACAACTTGTTGGTCTTGGGTTTGTTGGCCAAGCACCCTGAGTTCCGCGAGCAGGTAATGGGCGAATTCTACACCCCTGACCCTGACCTAGGGCCAATCCGTGTCGTTGCCTTCTCTGGCCGCGAGTCCGACGCACCGTTTGGTCTTTGGGGCGCTATTGCGGAACAGATGGACAAAAAGGATCAGTTCAAAGACCTTTACTCACCCTTACAAGCCCCCGGCCAAAAAGCGTGGGAGAAGTTGTTCGCCAATGAAACCGTCCTGATTTTGCTCGACGAGTTGCCTCCCTATTTCCAGAGTGCTCGTTCCAAGGCGATTGGTAATTCTGACTTGGCCGAAGTAACCGCAACAGCGCTTTCTAACCTATTGGTTGCGATTGGTCGCGAAGCTTGCGACCGGGTATGCCTGGTCCTAACCGACCTGACTGGCTCTTATGAAACTGGCAGCCAGCAAATTTCAACAGTGCTGGCCGACCTGGAGAAAGAAACTCATCGCACGGCTATGAGCCTGGAGCCGGTTCGGATCAACTCGGACGAACTGTACCATATTCTGCGTAAACGTATTTTTGAAACCCTCCCCACTGAAAGCGAAATCAGTGAGGTGGCGCAGGGCTACGCCAAAGCCGTTCGTGATGCCAGGCAAATGGACATCACCAATGAGTCGCCGGAGCAGTTTGCTGCCCGCATCCAGGTGTCTTATCCTTTCCATCCCGCTATTCGCGACTTGTACGCCCGTTTCCGCGAGAATCTCGGCTTTCAGCAGACACGCGGGCTAATCCGGTTGATGCGAATTGTCGTTTCCCGATTGTGGGAAACTGGGGCAGCCAATCAACGCTATCTGATTGCCGCCCACGATCTGGATTTTAATTACCAGGAAACGATGACCGAAATTGATCAAATCAACAATACACTGGGCAATGCTGTTGCTCACGATATTGCTTCCGGTGGCAATGCAGTGGCAGAGGTAATGGATGCCCAATTGGGCGGTACCGACACACAAGACGCCTGTCGCTTGCTCTTTATGGCTTCGCTGGCAAATGTGCCTAACGCCGTTTTGGGATTATCCATCTCTGAACTCATTGCCTTTTTAGCCGAACCAGACCGTGACCTTTCCAAACTTAAGAACGACGTTTTGGCCCGGTTGTCCACCGCAGCCTGGTACTTGCACAGTACCCGCGACGGCAAACTGTTTTTTAAGAATACACAGAATCTCAACGCCAAACTTGAGTCGCTGGTGAAGGCGTATCAGGCTGAACAGGCGGTGCGGGAATTGCGTACCCGGCTGGCCGAAATTTTCCAGCCGACCAACCGCTGGTGTTACCAGCGCGTACTGGCCTTACCGGCGGTGGATGAAATCGAATTGGAGCAAGACCAGGTCACCCTCATTATCACCGAACCACATCCGGGGTCTGGCTTGCGACAAGATTTGCAGCGATTTTTTGACCAAGCCACTTACCAAAACCGGCTCGCTTTTTTAACCGGCACGCGAAACACCTATAACGACCTGATTGATACTGGCAAACGTTTGAGGGCGATCCAGCAAATCCTGGATGAGTTAGCCGCCGAGCATGTGCCGGACAATGATCCACAGATGACTCAGGCTAAAGATCTGGCCGAACGCACTCTGTTGGCCTTTCATTCGGCGGTGCGAGAAACCTTTACCACTTTGTGGTTCCCCATAAAAAACGGCCTAACCAGCGCCGACTTCAGCATGCAGTTTGAAGGCAACCGCTATAGCGGCGAGGACCAAATTGTTGAACTGCTCAAAGAAAAGGCTAAATTTGAAACTGATGTAACCGGTGAAGTTTTTCAAAAGAAATGCGAACGCCGCCTGTTTACTACCCAATCATTACCCTGGAGCGAGATAAAACTGCGCGCCGCCACCAATACCCAATGGCAGTGGCATTTACCCAGCGCCTTGGATGATTTGAAAACCGATTGTCTACGGCGCGATGTGTGGCGCGAGGAGGGTGGCTTTGTGGACAAGGGGCCCTTCCCGCAACCCAAGACCGATCTTACCATCCAAGAGATGGAGCGCGATAATGATACGGGGGAAGCCCAACTTAAGCTGACCCCCCGGAACGGTGATACCATTTACTATGATGTTGGCAGTGCAGCCACAACCGCTTCGGCCAAAATTGAGGGCGACGAATTAAAAACCGCTGAGTTGCGTGTTTCTTTTCTGGTGGTTGATTCAACCGGCGAACACGAAACCGGCCCGGCCAAAAGCTGGCAAAACCGCATTACGCTCAAGTATCGAACCTTTCAAAGTGGCACCGACAAAAAATTGGAGCTGCAAGCTGCGCCAAGTGCTCCGATTTTCTACACTACCGATGGTTCAGACCCCAAAACGGTCGGGGCGGTATATAATGAGCCTTTCATCATCTCCCGCAGTTCGCAACTGGTTTTGGCTTATGCCGAACGTGACAATATCGGCTCTCAGGTAGAGCGTATCCCCATCAGTTGGGATCGAGATGAGACGGTTAAAGTTGAACGCGACCGTCCGGCCACCTGGAAACCAACCCAGCGTTTCAGATTTTCCAGTACGCGCGACACCTACGACTTTATTGAGAAGCTCAAAAAACATCAAGGTATCCCTCTGGGCGTGTCGGCGATCATCTCCGGTGAAAGCGGCGACCGGGACTGGCTTGAGTTGCAAACCAACTCGGAGAAGTGGGTTGAACCGGCCATTATCGAGGAGTGTTTGGCCGCGTTGCGCAAACTGCAAACCACCGGCCAGGTACAACTTGGGGCTGAGGCTATTCATTTTGAGATGGGGCAAGATTTGCTGGAATGGGTGGAGGATGATAAAACTACCTTACAACCCGGCGAAGTCCAGCAGTAG
- a CDS encoding DUF3780 domain-containing protein, translating into MSKQTERLLQNTFGFEPENSTHHFLVNIPRGQHDHVEISEHFTWDPVEGSSEVSYGSRSDGQIRVRLAHLKWEAIADELRAQFNRRLKKYGVKSGSWKIGPNLVRRELGKELVLLAWAIEDADPGLIPAAIANWRGLEPEERWWLYTQTAAATGHGLNDRGKGWRRAVRHALTENPVTDHFTTQTTLPEFYRRAAETPLFAALRETELNEE; encoded by the coding sequence ATGAGCAAACAAACTGAGCGGCTTTTACAAAATACATTTGGCTTTGAACCAGAAAATAGCACGCACCATTTTCTGGTAAATATTCCGCGCGGCCAACACGATCACGTTGAAATCAGTGAGCATTTCACTTGGGACCCAGTTGAGGGTTCCAGTGAGGTCTCCTATGGCAGCCGCAGCGATGGTCAAATTCGGGTGCGCCTAGCCCACCTCAAGTGGGAGGCCATTGCCGATGAGTTACGCGCCCAGTTTAACCGCCGTTTGAAAAAGTATGGCGTTAAATCTGGTAGTTGGAAAATTGGCCCCAATCTGGTACGCCGCGAATTGGGCAAAGAACTGGTGCTGCTGGCTTGGGCCATTGAAGATGCTGACCCCGGCCTGATCCCGGCGGCCATTGCCAATTGGCGGGGATTAGAGCCAGAGGAACGCTGGTGGTTGTATACCCAAACCGCTGCTGCCACCGGCCACGGCCTGAACGACCGGGGCAAAGGTTGGCGCAGAGCTGTGCGCCACGCCTTAACCGAAAATCCGGTTACGGATCATTTTACAACTCAAACCACTCTCCCCGAATTTTACCGTCGAGCTGCCGAAACGCCCTTGTTTGCTGCCCTCCGGGAAACTGAACTAAACGAGGAGTAA
- a CDS encoding DUF1156 domain-containing protein, giving the protein MVTSQPQSATPPAETPLADAPCFIEHQFPVAKISMESYKERKAGNGQTLTGLGKWWGRKPLVLVRAALLGLLLPTTTEPEKDREIFLKLMTMDSEGLWHRKTKTIPGKRLLEELLVLPHSVQKRFLDPTAPSDAPQIRRFSRAEAEEREELQRLVFDRMSYDEKLIYCDRPEQVDGPAPESWDEINAHLGTQANNLTELVQELGQLRFGHVPRVGDAFCGGGSIPFETARLGVEAYGADLNPMAALLTWAALNIDGGGQETVAAVEAAQQHVYEAVGKQINSWGIEHNSLGWRADVFLYCVEVRDPESGWWIPLAPNWVIAASKNIIAKLVPDKKNRRYDIEIVEAASEAGMETARSRGTVDNSRLIPPDGGPSTPIEVIRRNLRLWGNDDFVPRPDDVFQERLYCIRWVETYLDSQGRKRTRRHYRAPTTDDLQREAKVLELLKERFHHWQVKGFIPSRAIIPGSETTRLQRERGWTHWHHLFTPRQLLLAGLFAEENAKLTNKAERAVCLLGINSITDWSSRLTRWAPNPGKEMVIQTFGNQALNTLFNYGCRGLTYLETSFFLRLVPSFCVSSHTMASDARDTSETCTIWITDPPYADAVNYHELSEFFLAWYDKQLSQLFPDWYTDSKRALAVQGSDESFRRAMVDAYTRLVQNMPDNGLQIVMFTHQDAAVWADLTMILWAAGLHVTQAWTIATETDSALKQGNYVQGTVLLVLRKRKETEPLFMDEIIHDVEAEVRRQLDTMTRLEDDSDPNFGDADYQLAAYAAALRVLTAQPIEEINPEREILRERKPGEISPVEKLIRDAVKIAADHLVPRNFNPDIWRFLSPMERFYLKGLEVESHGEYRSGVYQELARGFGAAEYTELLANTRANETRLKSATEFGKKGLSGAGFDGSLLRQCLFAVHQVRQTEETQTGLNWLKTELPDYWNQRERIIHLLDYLASLVRVSSMAHWRKDGQAAELLAGTVRNDHV; this is encoded by the coding sequence ATTGTGACCAGCCAGCCCCAATCTGCCACGCCACCCGCCGAAACCCCACTGGCGGATGCCCCTTGTTTCATTGAACACCAATTCCCCGTCGCCAAAATTTCGATGGAAAGCTATAAGGAACGTAAGGCTGGTAATGGACAAACCTTGACCGGTCTAGGCAAATGGTGGGGCCGCAAGCCGCTAGTATTAGTGCGAGCCGCCTTGTTAGGGTTGTTGCTGCCTACCACTACCGAGCCAGAAAAAGATCGGGAGATTTTCTTGAAGTTGATGACGATGGATAGTGAGGGCTTGTGGCACCGCAAAACCAAGACTATTCCCGGAAAAAGACTGCTTGAAGAGTTGTTGGTTTTACCACATTCTGTTCAGAAGCGATTCCTGGACCCAACCGCTCCATCTGACGCCCCTCAGATACGCCGCTTTTCTCGTGCCGAAGCAGAAGAACGTGAGGAATTGCAACGGCTAGTTTTTGATCGGATGAGCTATGATGAAAAACTGATCTATTGCGACCGGCCCGAACAGGTTGATGGTCCTGCGCCAGAATCGTGGGACGAGATTAATGCTCATCTAGGAACTCAAGCCAACAATTTGACGGAACTGGTGCAGGAATTGGGTCAACTCCGTTTTGGTCACGTGCCTCGGGTGGGCGATGCCTTTTGCGGTGGCGGCTCTATTCCTTTTGAAACGGCACGATTGGGGGTGGAAGCTTATGGAGCCGATCTAAACCCGATGGCAGCCTTGTTAACCTGGGCGGCATTAAATATTGATGGTGGTGGGCAGGAAACTGTAGCAGCAGTTGAGGCCGCCCAACAGCACGTGTATGAGGCCGTTGGCAAACAGATAAATTCTTGGGGTATAGAGCACAACAGTTTGGGGTGGCGGGCCGACGTTTTTCTATATTGTGTGGAAGTACGCGATCCCGAGTCTGGTTGGTGGATACCTTTAGCCCCCAATTGGGTTATTGCGGCCAGCAAAAATATCATCGCTAAGCTTGTACCCGACAAAAAGAACAGACGGTACGATATTGAAATTGTGGAAGCTGCCTCTGAAGCGGGAATGGAAACAGCCCGAAGTCGCGGTACAGTAGATAATTCACGGCTCATTCCCCCGGATGGTGGCCCCTCTACCCCTATTGAGGTCATCCGGCGCAACCTTCGTTTGTGGGGAAATGACGATTTTGTTCCTCGTCCAGATGATGTGTTTCAGGAGCGGCTCTACTGTATCCGTTGGGTCGAGACGTATCTTGATAGCCAAGGACGGAAACGCACCCGACGTCACTACCGTGCTCCAACCACCGATGATTTGCAGCGGGAAGCCAAAGTATTGGAATTGCTTAAAGAGCGTTTTCATCACTGGCAGGTAAAAGGGTTTATTCCCAGCCGTGCCATTATACCTGGCAGTGAAACTACTCGTTTGCAGAGGGAACGTGGCTGGACCCACTGGCACCATCTTTTTACGCCACGTCAGTTGTTACTAGCAGGTTTATTTGCAGAGGAGAATGCCAAACTAACGAACAAAGCGGAACGTGCTGTTTGTTTACTTGGTATTAACAGTATCACTGATTGGAGTTCACGACTAACAAGATGGGCACCTAATCCTGGCAAAGAAATGGTAATCCAGACATTTGGCAATCAAGCTCTAAATACCCTTTTTAACTATGGGTGTCGAGGATTGACATACCTTGAAACGTCGTTTTTTTTACGACTGGTTCCATCGTTTTGCGTGTCCTCACATACAATGGCTTCAGATGCCCGTGACACTTCAGAGACCTGCACAATTTGGATCACCGATCCACCCTACGCTGATGCGGTAAATTACCATGAATTGTCGGAGTTCTTCCTGGCATGGTACGATAAGCAACTGTCCCAGCTCTTTCCCGATTGGTATACTGACTCCAAGCGGGCACTGGCGGTGCAGGGTAGTGATGAGAGTTTTCGACGGGCTATGGTTGATGCTTACACCCGCCTGGTGCAAAACATGCCGGATAACGGCTTGCAAATCGTGATGTTCACCCACCAGGATGCTGCTGTCTGGGCTGATCTGACCATGATCTTGTGGGCTGCTGGACTACACGTCACCCAGGCCTGGACTATTGCCACCGAAACCGACTCGGCGCTCAAACAAGGCAATTACGTCCAAGGTACGGTTCTGCTGGTGTTGCGCAAACGCAAGGAAACCGAGCCGCTCTTCATGGATGAGATCATCCACGATGTTGAGGCCGAAGTGCGCCGCCAGCTTGATACTATGACCCGGCTGGAAGATGATAGCGACCCCAACTTTGGCGATGCTGATTACCAACTGGCTGCCTATGCCGCCGCTCTGCGAGTGCTGACCGCCCAACCTATCGAAGAGATTAACCCGGAGCGAGAAATTCTGCGTGAGCGTAAGCCCGGCGAAATCAGCCCGGTAGAAAAATTGATCCGCGATGCGGTCAAAATTGCCGCCGACCACCTGGTGCCCCGGAACTTCAACCCCGACATTTGGCGGTTCCTATCTCCAATGGAACGGTTCTATTTGAAGGGGTTGGAAGTGGAAAGTCACGGCGAATATCGTAGTGGTGTTTATCAGGAATTGGCCCGGGGCTTTGGCGCCGCCGAATACACCGAGCTATTGGCCAATACTCGCGCCAATGAAACCCGCCTCAAAAGCGCCACCGAATTCGGCAAAAAGGGGCTGTCCGGGGCTGGCTTTGATGGTTCGTTGCTGCGCCAATGTCTCTTTGCCGTGCATCAAGTCCGTCAAACTGAAGAAACACAAACCGGTCTCAACTGGCTCAAAACCGAACTGCCGGATTATTGGAACCAGCGGGAGCGGATCATCCACCTTCTAGATTATTTAGCGTCGCTGGTCCGCGTTTCCTCTATGGCCCACTGGCGCAAAGACGGTCAAGCAGCGGAACTCTTGGCCGGCACGGTGAGAAATGACCACGTCTAA